A single region of the Eleginops maclovinus isolate JMC-PN-2008 ecotype Puerto Natales chromosome 4, JC_Emac_rtc_rv5, whole genome shotgun sequence genome encodes:
- the eif3m gene encoding eukaryotic translation initiation factor 3 subunit M, which produces MSVPAFIDITEEDQALELRAYLKAKGADISEENSEGGLHVDLSQIIEACDVCLKDDDKDVESVMNSIVSLLLILETEKQEALIESLCEKLLKSREGERPSLRMQLLSNLFHGMDENTSVRYTVFCGLIKVAATCNAIAFIPTDLDQVRKWVIDWNLTTEKKHTLLRLVYEALVDCKKSDAAAKVMVELLGSYTEDNASQARVDAHRCIVRALKDPNTFLIDHLLTLKPVRFLEGELIHDLLTIFVSAKLAAYVKFYQSNKDFIDSLGLSHEQNMSKMRLLTFMGMAVEFKEISFDTMQQELQIGADDVEAFVIDAVRTKMVYCKIDQTQRKVVVSHSTHRTFGKQQWQQLHDSLSSWKANLAAVKTSLQALSPSA; this is translated from the exons ATGAGCGTCCCAGCATTTATCGATATTACGGAAGAAGACCAG GCGTTGGAGCTGAGAGCCTACCTCAAGGCCAAAGGGGCTGATATATCAGAGGAGAACTCAGAAGGTGGACTTCATGTAGATCTGTCTCAGATCATCGAGGCATGTGATGTGTGCCTCAAGGACGATGATAAAG ATGTAGAGAGTGTGATGAACAGCATTGTGTCTCTGCTGTTGATCCTGGAGACGGAGAAGCAGGAGGCTCTCATTGAAAGTCTATGTGAGAAACTGTTAAAGTCCCGTGAAGGAGAGAGACCCTCACTCAGGATGCAGCT GCTGAGTAACCTGTTCCACGGCATGGACGAGAACACCTCAGTGAGGTACACTGTCTTCTGTGGCCTCATCAAGGTGGCTGCAACTTGTAATGCCATTGCCTTCATCCCAACTGACCTTGATCAG GTGCGTAAGTGGGTTATCGACTGGAACCTGACCACAGAGAAGAAGCACACACTCTTGAGGCTGGTGTATGAAGCATTAGTTGACTGCAAAAAAAG CGATGCTGCAGCAAAAGTGATGGTTGAGCTGCTGGGAAGTTACACAGAAGACAATGCTTCACAAGCACGTGTTGATGCCCACAG ATGTATCGTCCGTGCTCTCAAAGACCCTAACACCTTCCTGATTGACCACCTGCTCACCCTGAAACCGGTTCGATTTCTGGAGGGAGAACTCATCCATGAC CTGTTAACCATCTTCGTGAGTGCAAAACTGGCAGCATATGTAAAGTTTTACCAGAGTAACAAAGACTTTATTGACTCTCTTG GCCTGTCTCACGAGCAGAACATGTCCAAGATGCGTCTGCTGACATTCATGGGCATGGCTGTGGAATTCAAGGAGATCTCCTTTGACACCATGCAGCAGGAGCTTCAGATTGGAGCTGATGATGTTGAGGCTTTTGTCATTGACG CTGTACGGACCAAGATGGTGTACTGCAAAATTGACCAGACACAGAGAAAGGTTGTTGTGAG CCACAGCACACACCGCACCTTTGGcaagcagcagtggcagcagctgCACGACAGCCTCAGCTCCTGGAAGGCCAACCTAGCAGCCGTCAAGACCAGCCTGCAAGCCCTGTCACCTTCTGCTTAA
- the prrg4 gene encoding transmembrane gamma-carboxyglutamic acid protein 4 has translation MLFHLFILLQLLSCGDLACMRRILSNNEDQEVFVDEGNANSFLGRHLLFNRFDFEIFVPGNLERECYEEECNYEEAREVFENIPDTEAFWKKYNEDKNKQPSRVDMTSLLIGLIAGGVALVIICLLVWYFCHGKCKNNFSRANSIRVRPRRSNASLIMRRLEEVSLQPVHPNIPPPSMDEMDPPGLPSYEQAIAKTGPHDAPPPPYPGSRPGSIRR, from the exons ATGTTGTTCCACCTGTTCATACTCCTTCAACTCCTGTCATGTGGAGATCTGGCCTGTATGAGAAGGATACTGTCGAACAATGAAGACCAGGAAG TGTTTGTAGATGAAGGAAACGCAAATTCGTTTTTGGGTCGCCATCTGCTGTTCAACCGGTTTGACTTTGAGATTTTTGTTCCTGGAAATCTGGAAAGAGAGTGTTATGAAGAAGAGTGCAATTATGAAGAAGCAAGGGAGGTCTTCGAAAACATCCCAGATACA GAGGCTTTTTGGAAGAAATACAATGAAG ATAAGAACAAGCAACCTTCACGGGTGGATATGACATCTCTTTTGATCGGACTGATTGCTGGTGGAGTGGCTCTGGTTATCATTTGCCTCCTGGTCTGGTATTTCTGTCATGGCAAATGCAAGAACAATTTCAGCCGTGCAAA CTCGATTCGGGTGCGACCCAGGAGGAGTAATGCTTCTCTAATAATGCGACGACTTGAGGAGGTTTCTTTGCAACCAGTCCACCCAAATATACCCCCACCCTCTATGGATGAAATGGATCCCCCGGGGTTGCCTTCCTATGAGCAGGCAATTGCAAAAACTGGACCACATGACGCCCCACCTCCTCCATATCCCGG CTCACGACCTGGAAGTATTCGGCGGTAG